One Edaphobacter lichenicola DNA window includes the following coding sequences:
- the bcsA gene encoding UDP-forming cellulose synthase catalytic subunit, with protein MREGPLFDQLQSGDALFYKALRFLILLGGVFLLAFTGILELTWPQQIVLGILTVALVIWMDRSSGSYLVTLTLMLASMFSTFRYGFWRVSTTLKFFFDPGSTWSVLDGFFICLLLFAEFYAFVVLFLGYFQTLWPLRRTPVSLPDEIAQWPAVDLLIPTYNEPLSLVKYTALAALNIDWPSDRLNVYLLDDGKREEFRQFAADAGIGYMTRDDNQHAKAGNINHALAQLNSRYVVIFDCDHVPTRSFLQITMGWFLRDKKLGMLQTPHHFYSPDPFERNLDQFRTIPNEGELFNGIVQDGNDFWNATFFCGSCAVLRRSALDQIGGIAVETVTEDAHTSLRMQRNGWNTAYINIPQAAGLATERLSGHIRQRIRWARGMVQILRTENPLFARGLSAAQRLCYFNAMTHFLYALPRLIFLTAPLVYLIFGHVNLPGYWLLIFAYALPHLVLANIANSRIQGQHRHSFWNQIYETVLAPYILLPTLFAFLNPRFGNFDVTAKGGVVTRRFFDSRIAQPFLFLSALNAIGILCAIPRFIQFPGAGTPSPLHFIADMYDGGHPGTILMNLLWACFNMMILGVATSVAWESRQRRQAVRLPMSVPADVELGNGTIVRGVTSDMSSGGLMVRIERAFTGRIGDAVKLTLPVLDGKATLPATVVGIEGNTLRAQFDPLTLLEEEALTMVLYSRADTWLGWGETREADRPLTSLRRIVQLAGQGFVRTFRSGAKAKEPSSNGNLAPSVVPLLVLALLVSSSALFAQVHPLHTTHFLLQNDASTPPPAQTAPPAQTLPLAPAPAAQNPPSTETQQPPQNPPAVKPFLSYKAYAARLTAAQAAAAPPDTFDRVVSLSDLGVPRTIVMQGLDAFNTIHFALPQTQVVKTATMHLRYHVSPGLIPSLSHLKVSLNGTLFATLPVVDPHPTGATQATQTVTNPVPAQSTDLLESTVTLPVDALTRDNQLTFEFVGHYASQCEDPAHSTLWAHIDNSSTIEFAGSLSQLHDDLKLLPAPFYDPLVNPHPVIPIVFLGQPSPKALQAAGILASWLGLLADSRPIRFPVTVGTIPAGNAIVIGQNGPSFPAELQINSIAGPTVVMRPNPSDPYSKLLILTGETDADLLSAALALTLQRDLLSGDRVRIPAIKMPASREADDAPRWLSTDKNTPIGDLLQTSSLQTDGSNPVALFLRLPPDLFYGTRQNLGFHLAYRYNGVPLSDDSSLQVYLNDAYINSTPLSHTDKASPARIVPFPVSDMRPFSNSILLRFFFQLAKKTDCPDPTSPNLLGSILKDSYLDLKDIPHLAVLPNLEIFANAGYPFTRKADLSDTAVVLPDTPGPEEIELYLTLMAHFGAQTGYPVLNVTVTNAEGMRPDAHKDYLVLGTVDDQPAINRLNPSLPVSVDGSGLHIQDTQDFFAQLQHAWWKVRSSDHIQSGQLETAGTIPDALIEGVEWPSGSKQSVVVIALRDKTVIPNFLSSFLQTSQSSDISQSVSVLHDSHFSSYRIGNDVYRVGSLSLWLQLKMLFADYQWLMVISTLVVCFLLAVILRSALRRRARARLQGTSYTHSA; from the coding sequence ATGAGGGAGGGCCCTCTCTTCGACCAACTTCAATCAGGTGACGCTCTCTTCTACAAAGCCCTACGCTTTCTCATCCTTCTCGGCGGAGTATTTCTTCTAGCATTCACCGGCATTCTGGAGCTCACTTGGCCCCAGCAGATCGTCCTCGGCATCCTCACCGTAGCCCTGGTCATCTGGATGGACCGCAGCTCCGGCTCCTACCTCGTCACCCTGACGCTCATGCTGGCCTCGATGTTCTCCACCTTCCGCTACGGCTTCTGGCGAGTCTCGACCACCCTCAAGTTCTTCTTCGATCCCGGCTCGACCTGGAGCGTTCTCGACGGCTTCTTCATCTGCCTCCTCCTCTTCGCCGAGTTCTACGCCTTCGTCGTTCTCTTTCTCGGCTACTTCCAGACGCTCTGGCCGCTGCGCCGCACGCCCGTCTCCTTGCCCGACGAGATCGCCCAGTGGCCCGCCGTCGATCTCCTCATCCCCACCTATAACGAGCCGCTCAGCCTCGTAAAGTACACCGCCCTCGCCGCCCTGAACATCGACTGGCCCTCCGACAGGCTCAACGTCTATCTCCTCGACGACGGCAAGCGCGAAGAGTTTCGCCAGTTCGCCGCAGACGCCGGCATCGGCTACATGACGCGCGACGACAACCAGCACGCGAAGGCCGGCAACATCAACCACGCCCTCGCCCAGCTCAACTCTCGCTACGTCGTCATCTTCGACTGTGATCACGTCCCCACCCGAAGCTTCCTGCAGATCACCATGGGTTGGTTCCTCCGCGACAAAAAGCTCGGAATGCTGCAGACCCCGCATCACTTCTATTCGCCCGATCCCTTCGAGCGCAATCTGGACCAGTTCCGCACGATCCCCAACGAAGGCGAGCTCTTCAACGGCATCGTCCAGGACGGCAACGACTTTTGGAACGCGACCTTCTTCTGCGGCTCATGCGCCGTCCTCCGCCGCTCCGCCCTCGACCAGATCGGCGGCATCGCCGTCGAAACCGTCACCGAAGACGCCCACACCTCCCTCCGCATGCAGAGGAACGGCTGGAACACCGCCTACATCAACATCCCGCAGGCAGCAGGCCTCGCCACCGAACGCCTCAGCGGCCACATCCGCCAGCGCATCCGCTGGGCCCGCGGCATGGTCCAGATCCTCCGCACCGAAAACCCGCTCTTTGCCCGCGGCCTCAGCGCAGCCCAGCGTCTCTGCTACTTCAACGCGATGACGCACTTCCTCTACGCTCTGCCGCGTCTCATCTTCCTCACAGCGCCGCTCGTCTACCTCATCTTCGGACACGTCAATCTCCCCGGCTACTGGCTGCTTATCTTCGCCTACGCCCTCCCGCACCTCGTACTCGCTAACATCGCCAACTCCCGCATCCAGGGCCAGCATCGCCACTCCTTCTGGAACCAGATCTACGAGACAGTCCTCGCGCCTTACATCCTTCTTCCCACACTCTTCGCCTTCCTCAACCCCCGATTCGGCAACTTCGACGTAACCGCGAAGGGAGGCGTCGTCACGCGCCGGTTCTTTGACTCGCGCATCGCCCAGCCCTTCCTCTTCCTCTCAGCGCTCAACGCCATCGGCATCCTCTGCGCCATCCCCAGATTCATTCAGTTTCCCGGCGCCGGAACACCCTCCCCGCTTCACTTCATCGCGGACATGTACGACGGAGGCCACCCTGGAACCATTCTGATGAACCTCCTCTGGGCCTGCTTCAACATGATGATCCTCGGCGTCGCCACCTCCGTCGCCTGGGAGAGTCGTCAGCGCCGCCAGGCCGTCCGTCTTCCCATGTCCGTCCCCGCCGACGTAGAGCTCGGCAATGGAACCATCGTCCGCGGTGTCACCAGCGACATGTCCAGCGGCGGTCTCATGGTCCGCATCGAGCGCGCCTTCACCGGCCGCATCGGCGACGCCGTCAAACTCACCCTGCCGGTTCTCGACGGCAAAGCCACCCTACCCGCTACCGTGGTAGGAATCGAAGGCAACACCTTGCGCGCCCAGTTCGACCCGCTCACCCTCCTTGAAGAAGAGGCGCTCACCATGGTCCTCTACTCCCGCGCCGACACCTGGCTAGGCTGGGGAGAGACACGCGAGGCAGACAGACCACTCACCAGCCTGCGCCGCATCGTCCAACTCGCCGGGCAAGGCTTCGTCCGAACCTTTCGCAGCGGCGCCAAAGCAAAAGAACCATCGTCCAACGGTAATCTGGCTCCCAGCGTCGTACCGCTTCTCGTCCTCGCCCTGCTGGTGAGCTCTTCCGCTCTCTTCGCTCAGGTTCACCCGCTTCACACTACACATTTTTTGCTGCAGAATGATGCCAGCACCCCACCACCGGCTCAAACCGCGCCTCCAGCTCAAACTCTTCCACTAGCCCCCGCCCCTGCAGCCCAGAACCCGCCTTCGACCGAAACCCAGCAGCCACCTCAAAACCCGCCTGCGGTGAAACCATTCCTCTCCTACAAGGCATACGCCGCTCGACTGACCGCTGCACAAGCTGCCGCCGCGCCGCCGGACACCTTCGACAGAGTCGTCAGCCTCTCCGATCTGGGCGTCCCACGAACCATCGTCATGCAGGGCCTCGACGCCTTCAACACGATCCACTTCGCACTGCCGCAGACGCAGGTCGTCAAGACCGCGACGATGCATCTTCGCTACCACGTCTCGCCCGGTCTCATTCCATCGCTCAGCCATCTCAAGGTGAGCCTGAACGGCACCCTCTTCGCGACCCTCCCCGTCGTCGACCCACACCCCACCGGCGCCACTCAAGCCACCCAGACAGTTACAAATCCCGTTCCAGCCCAAAGCACCGACCTGCTCGAATCGACCGTCACGCTGCCAGTCGATGCCCTGACACGAGACAATCAGCTCACCTTCGAGTTCGTCGGCCACTACGCCTCACAGTGCGAAGACCCCGCCCACTCCACCCTCTGGGCACACATCGACAACAGCTCCACCATCGAGTTCGCCGGATCCCTCAGCCAGTTGCACGACGATCTCAAGCTCCTCCCCGCGCCGTTCTACGATCCGCTCGTCAATCCTCATCCCGTCATCCCCATCGTCTTCCTCGGCCAGCCGTCTCCGAAGGCCCTTCAGGCCGCAGGCATCCTCGCCTCGTGGCTCGGACTCCTCGCCGACTCCCGCCCCATCCGCTTCCCAGTCACAGTCGGAACCATCCCCGCCGGCAACGCAATCGTCATCGGCCAAAATGGCCCATCGTTTCCCGCCGAACTCCAGATCAACTCCATCGCCGGCCCCACCGTCGTCATGCGGCCGAACCCCTCGGACCCCTACTCAAAGCTCCTCATCCTGACCGGCGAGACCGACGCCGACCTCCTCAGCGCAGCCCTTGCGCTCACCCTCCAGCGCGACCTCCTCAGCGGCGATCGCGTGCGTATCCCCGCCATCAAAATGCCTGCCTCGCGCGAAGCCGACGACGCACCACGCTGGCTCAGCACCGACAAAAACACTCCCATCGGCGACCTCCTCCAAACCAGCAGCCTCCAGACCGACGGCTCCAACCCGGTGGCCCTCTTTCTGCGCCTCCCGCCCGACCTCTTCTACGGCACCCGCCAGAATCTCGGCTTCCATCTCGCCTATCGCTACAACGGCGTCCCCCTCTCAGACGACAGCTCCCTCCAGGTCTATCTCAACGACGCCTATATCAACTCAACCCCGCTCTCGCACACCGACAAAGCCTCCCCCGCGCGCATCGTCCCATTCCCCGTCTCGGACATGCGTCCCTTCTCGAACTCCATCCTGCTGCGCTTCTTCTTCCAACTCGCCAAAAAAACCGACTGCCCCGACCCAACCTCGCCGAACCTCCTGGGCTCCATCCTCAAAGACTCCTACCTCGACCTCAAGGACATTCCCCACCTGGCCGTTCTGCCAAACCTCGAGATCTTCGCCAACGCCGGCTACCCCTTCACCCGCAAAGCCGACCTCTCCGACACCGCCGTCGTCCTGCCCGACACCCCAGGCCCCGAAGAGATCGAGCTCTACCTCACCCTGATGGCCCACTTCGGCGCCCAGACCGGCTACCCCGTTCTCAACGTCACCGTCACCAACGCCGAAGGCATGCGCCCCGACGCCCACAAGGACTACCTCGTCCTCGGCACCGTCGACGATCAGCCCGCCATCAACCGCCTCAATCCATCACTCCCCGTCAGCGTCGACGGCAGCGGCCTTCACATCCAGGACACCCAGGACTTCTTCGCGCAACTCCAGCACGCCTGGTGGAAGGTCCGCAGCTCCGACCACATCCAGTCCGGCCAGCTCGAAACCGCCGGCACCATCCCCGACGCACTCATCGAAGGCGTCGAGTGGCCCAGCGGATCCAAGCAGTCGGTCGTCGTCATCGCCCTGCGCGACAAAACCGTCATCCCCAACTTTCTCTCCAGCTTCCTTCAAACCTCTCAGTCCTCCGACATCTCCCAATCCGTAAGCGTCCTCCACGACTCCCACTTCTCCTCCTACCGCATCGGCAACGACGTCTACCGCGTAGGCTCCCTCTCGCTCTGGCTCCAGCTCAAAATGCTCTTCGCCGACTACCAGTGGCTCATGGTCATCTCCACCCTGGTCGTCTGCTTCCTCCTCGCCGTCATCCTTCGCTCCGCTCTGCGCCGCCGAGCCCGAGCCCGCCTGCAGGGAACCAGCTACACCCACTCAGCCTGA
- a CDS encoding cellulose synthase operon protein YhjQ/BcsQ — MDSRGTDKTTDKVEDLAVTETPEDVAVLYSWANLHGAKYRDFSASRREYRAQLRHRAAEQVREQALLAQAEAEDAAATADAAARNASKVALDPYSEDSDSHRRRALREAEEAARTAAAERLEAARRAEVAAVAEAAARREEREIAEAHASAQRQAARYADSEIRRRASEDAPELPGRTSDPYTPHAQTPTQAHPQPNHQPATEAALHQPAGSPQESPLSNDPIQPSDPVQSSDPIQPEQRVYVKQNMTPRRPQGYRPDEASGVRQIYRGPDDSQAEYTTPDPIRHLIPTQNRAAPAPLLSQDMKPTSEQPAPPPPPSSNEGAAPLLGQRRTDPQPRADAPASQSEPAPAASAANPDQRSPSVKDHSRTSADTPLDSTRDSSSNLSPATPPRPRLSGAFRSAPPISSTPARPVSPFSQALVPSDSTRGRRAQDDFDYQQPHNPSDPPRRSSADPSPEPAPLASARPAFQSDPAGPAWLYASPAQPVVPKPLAPQQQPPSQSSVADTLQHSRERVAARWYALKGVFEQPGQDQPEAAPVRQKETRTPVLAVFSLAGGVGKTSLVATVGRALSSMGEKVLLTDTTSHGLLPFYFGASELRHGTVRTFSPPSGSTDAPIYLVSYDVDQKQTDEEAQELLAEEIISNGRGAHRILLDLTVGSSWIVRRMARMSPTILVPVAPDMNSVISLQTVEKFFSGVNDGDGRPLQPFYVLNQFDTSLPLHLDVREVMRRQLGDRLLPFVIRRAQSVSEALAEGMTVVDYAPDAPVAEDYLNLATWLRTVAAPATAGFRNVRWSER; from the coding sequence ATGGACTCTCGCGGCACAGACAAGACCACCGACAAGGTCGAAGATCTCGCAGTAACGGAAACACCTGAAGACGTTGCTGTACTTTATTCCTGGGCAAATCTTCATGGAGCCAAGTATCGCGACTTCTCAGCATCGCGTCGTGAGTATCGTGCGCAGCTCAGACATCGCGCCGCCGAGCAGGTGCGGGAGCAGGCGCTCCTGGCTCAGGCTGAGGCCGAAGACGCCGCCGCAACCGCCGATGCCGCCGCACGCAACGCATCGAAGGTCGCACTCGATCCCTACTCCGAAGACTCCGACTCCCACAGACGGCGTGCGTTGCGCGAAGCAGAAGAAGCCGCTCGAACCGCTGCAGCCGAACGTCTCGAAGCCGCTCGCCGGGCCGAAGTCGCCGCCGTCGCCGAAGCTGCCGCCCGCCGCGAAGAACGTGAGATTGCAGAGGCCCACGCCTCCGCCCAGCGACAGGCCGCTCGCTATGCCGACTCGGAGATTCGTCGCAGAGCCTCCGAAGACGCTCCAGAGCTGCCCGGCCGGACCTCGGACCCCTACACTCCTCATGCTCAAACCCCAACCCAGGCGCACCCCCAGCCAAACCATCAACCGGCTACCGAAGCCGCACTCCACCAACCGGCCGGTTCTCCACAGGAATCGCCCTTGAGCAACGATCCAATCCAGCCCAGCGATCCAGTCCAGTCCAGCGATCCAATCCAACCCGAGCAGCGTGTCTACGTTAAGCAGAATATGACCCCACGCCGCCCCCAGGGCTACCGCCCAGATGAAGCCTCCGGTGTCCGCCAGATTTATCGCGGCCCCGACGACTCTCAAGCCGAGTACACTACTCCTGATCCAATCAGACATTTAATTCCTACGCAAAACCGAGCTGCGCCTGCACCTCTTTTATCCCAGGATATGAAGCCCACCTCCGAACAGCCCGCACCGCCGCCTCCACCGTCCTCAAACGAAGGTGCGGCCCCGCTGCTGGGTCAACGCCGCACCGATCCTCAGCCCCGTGCCGACGCACCGGCGTCTCAAAGCGAACCGGCCCCCGCGGCTTCCGCAGCCAATCCGGATCAGCGGTCTCCATCCGTCAAGGATCATTCGAGGACATCGGCTGATACTCCGCTCGATTCCACTCGAGACTCTTCGTCGAATCTTTCCCCGGCCACACCGCCCCGCCCCAGACTATCGGGAGCCTTTCGGTCTGCGCCGCCGATCTCTTCCACACCTGCAAGGCCCGTCTCTCCGTTCTCTCAAGCGCTGGTCCCCTCCGACTCCACCCGCGGCCGCCGAGCCCAGGACGACTTCGACTATCAGCAGCCGCACAATCCATCCGACCCGCCGCGTCGCAGCTCCGCAGACCCATCTCCTGAGCCCGCGCCTCTAGCCTCCGCGCGACCTGCCTTCCAGTCAGATCCTGCCGGCCCGGCCTGGCTCTACGCCTCGCCCGCGCAGCCCGTCGTTCCAAAGCCACTCGCACCGCAGCAGCAGCCACCCTCTCAATCCTCGGTGGCCGACACCCTCCAGCACTCCAGGGAGCGCGTCGCCGCCCGCTGGTACGCCCTCAAAGGTGTCTTCGAACAGCCCGGACAGGATCAACCCGAGGCAGCGCCCGTGCGTCAAAAGGAGACCCGGACCCCCGTCCTCGCCGTCTTCTCCCTCGCCGGCGGAGTCGGCAAAACCAGCCTCGTCGCCACCGTCGGGCGAGCTCTCTCCTCCATGGGAGAAAAAGTTCTGCTCACCGACACCACCTCACATGGTCTGCTGCCGTTCTACTTCGGCGCCAGCGAGCTTCGCCACGGAACCGTCCGCACCTTCTCGCCTCCCAGCGGCAGCACCGATGCTCCCATCTACCTCGTCAGCTACGACGTCGACCAGAAGCAAACCGACGAGGAAGCACAGGAGCTTCTCGCCGAAGAGATCATCAGCAACGGCCGTGGCGCCCACCGCATTCTGCTCGACCTCACCGTCGGCTCCAGCTGGATCGTTCGCCGCATGGCCCGCATGAGCCCTACCATTCTCGTTCCCGTCGCGCCCGACATGAACTCTGTCATCAGTCTGCAGACCGTCGAAAAGTTCTTCAGCGGCGTCAACGACGGCGATGGCCGCCCCCTGCAGCCCTTCTACGTCCTCAATCAGTTCGACACCTCGCTGCCACTGCACCTCGACGTCCGTGAGGTGATGCGCCGGCAGTTAGGAGATCGCCTCCTCCCCTTTGTTATCCGTCGCGCCCAGTCCGTCAGCGAAGCTCTGGCCGAGGGCATGACCGTAGTCGACTATGCTCCAGACGCACCCGTCGCCGAAGACTATCTGAACCTCGCCACCTGGCTCCGCACCGTCGCCGCACCGGCCACCGCGGGCTTCCGCAACGTTCGCTGGAGCGAGCGATGA
- a CDS encoding sulfatase-like hydrolase/transferase: MFGFVALSGVVIIGQGVLFSWQARHLNSLRPLHQRAEGRLSSDRSTRLIWIVLDELSYRQVYEHPYQGLKLPAFTELASTATVFTHVVPSGLYTEQVLPSLMTGRQYDDVRTSVAGWPLEVHDRSSRTWGTLDPHKTIFQDALDAGYSTAIAGWYNPYCRILPEVLDSCFWTNHIDLPGAMYPAQSIGWNSYQPIVRHFVNLARMARLLAPQEATSTEVSFHQQDYQELIAAGDILLREPSANFVLLHMPIPHPGGIYNRHTGSFAVSHPTYIDNLALCDVYLAHVRHELEENGTWNNSALVIMGDHSWRVHMGWGKSREWTEEERIASDNVTFDDRPAYIVKLPGQTTPAHIDEPFESIRTRELFDKLLTGQIETPEQLSAWAMRRP, from the coding sequence ATGTTTGGATTTGTAGCGCTGAGCGGGGTTGTCATAATTGGACAAGGGGTTTTGTTTTCATGGCAGGCACGTCACCTGAACTCCCTTCGCCCCTTGCACCAGCGGGCGGAAGGTAGGCTTTCCTCTGATCGCTCCACTCGACTCATCTGGATTGTCCTGGATGAACTCTCTTATCGACAAGTCTACGAACATCCTTACCAAGGCCTAAAGTTGCCTGCCTTTACGGAACTCGCGAGTACGGCGACAGTTTTCACCCACGTTGTACCTAGCGGTCTGTATACCGAGCAGGTCCTCCCGTCTCTGATGACAGGACGACAATACGATGACGTGCGTACCTCTGTTGCGGGTTGGCCTCTTGAGGTGCATGACCGATCCTCGAGAACCTGGGGGACCCTGGACCCTCACAAGACGATCTTTCAGGATGCGCTCGATGCAGGCTACAGCACGGCGATCGCGGGTTGGTATAACCCGTATTGCCGCATTCTGCCAGAGGTTCTTGACAGCTGCTTCTGGACAAACCATATAGATTTGCCCGGCGCTATGTATCCAGCGCAAAGCATCGGTTGGAACAGTTACCAGCCAATAGTGCGTCATTTTGTAAATCTGGCGAGGATGGCACGTCTACTAGCGCCTCAGGAGGCCACTTCCACCGAGGTTAGCTTCCACCAGCAGGACTACCAGGAGCTTATAGCAGCGGGCGACATACTGCTCAGAGAACCCTCGGCCAACTTCGTTTTGTTGCACATGCCGATCCCGCATCCAGGTGGGATCTACAACCGGCACACCGGTAGCTTTGCGGTATCTCATCCAACTTACATCGACAACCTTGCCCTCTGCGATGTCTACCTGGCGCATGTTCGGCATGAGTTAGAAGAGAACGGAACGTGGAATAATTCCGCTTTGGTGATTATGGGAGATCACTCGTGGCGAGTTCATATGGGCTGGGGGAAGAGCCGGGAATGGACAGAAGAGGAGCGTATTGCTTCGGACAATGTCACATTTGACGATAGACCTGCCTACATTGTGAAGCTTCCTGGGCAGACAACGCCTGCACACATTGACGAGCCGTTTGAATCGATAAGAACGCGTGAGCTCTTCGACAAGCTGTTGACGGGGCAGATCGAAACACCGGAGCAGCTAAGCGCGTGGGCGATGCGGAGGCCATAA
- a CDS encoding ATP-grasp domain-containing protein has product MPTILCISTYEKGQPFLKEAARLGASVLLLTVEKLEHADWPRASLTKLVTMPEKLTPDQVLNTVTYLARTNPIDRIVALDEFDLEVAALLREHMRLSGMGESLTRNFRDKLAMRVSAKQKGVPVPEFTGVFNHDDLRTFLHNVPGPWLLKPRTNASAIGIRKIESPDALWPVLDELADLQSHYVLERFVPGEIFHMEGVTWNGNILFGAPYKYGKPPMQTMHQGGIFSTRAIDRESNDAVALSTIHKQVIESLGLVSGVTHTEFIKSQADGSFYFLETAARVGGAHIADVVQFASGINPWVEWARIEVATLLKMEYTLPNLNNQYAGSVICLARQDHPDTSSYDAPEIVHRLNRHHHAGLILRADSAERIEDLIGQYTNRFLEDFCAVVPPPDKPTA; this is encoded by the coding sequence ATGCCCACGATTCTCTGCATCAGCACCTACGAAAAAGGCCAGCCTTTTCTCAAAGAGGCCGCACGTCTCGGCGCCAGCGTTCTCCTGCTCACCGTCGAAAAACTCGAGCACGCCGACTGGCCCCGCGCGTCCCTCACCAAACTCGTCACCATGCCGGAGAAGCTCACCCCCGACCAGGTCTTAAACACAGTCACCTATCTCGCACGCACCAACCCCATCGACCGCATCGTCGCGTTAGACGAGTTTGACCTCGAAGTAGCCGCCCTGCTCCGCGAACATATGCGCCTCTCCGGAATGGGCGAATCACTCACCCGAAACTTCCGCGACAAGCTCGCCATGCGCGTAAGCGCCAAACAAAAAGGAGTCCCCGTCCCCGAGTTCACCGGAGTCTTCAACCACGACGATCTCCGCACGTTCCTCCATAACGTCCCCGGACCATGGCTGCTAAAACCCCGCACCAACGCCTCCGCCATCGGCATCCGCAAGATCGAGTCCCCAGACGCCCTATGGCCCGTTCTCGACGAACTAGCCGACCTTCAGTCGCACTACGTCCTTGAGCGCTTCGTCCCCGGCGAGATCTTTCACATGGAAGGCGTCACCTGGAACGGCAATATACTCTTCGGCGCACCTTACAAGTACGGCAAGCCGCCCATGCAGACGATGCATCAGGGAGGCATCTTCAGCACACGAGCCATCGACAGGGAATCGAACGACGCCGTCGCTCTGAGCACAATTCATAAACAGGTGATCGAATCCCTCGGCCTCGTCTCCGGCGTCACCCACACCGAGTTCATCAAATCGCAAGCCGACGGCAGCTTCTACTTCCTCGAAACCGCAGCTCGCGTCGGTGGCGCCCACATTGCCGATGTCGTCCAGTTCGCCTCAGGCATCAATCCCTGGGTCGAGTGGGCCAGAATAGAAGTAGCCACACTCCTCAAAATGGAGTACACGCTGCCGAATCTAAACAACCAATACGCGGGCAGCGTTATCTGCCTCGCGCGGCAGGATCATCCCGACACCAGCAGCTACGATGCGCCCGAGATCGTTCACCGTCTCAATCGTCATCATCACGCCGGTCTCATCCTCCGCGCCGACTCTGCCGAACGCATCGAAGATCTCATCGGCCAATACACCAACCGCTTCCTCGAGGACTTCTGCGCCGTCGTGCCCCCTCCAGATAAACCAACAGCGTAA
- the rfaD gene encoding ADP-glyceromanno-heptose 6-epimerase has product MIIVTGGAGFIGSNLIHQLNRAGERNILLVDNFAPAPNLTGPKFLNLAGAEYADYMDKREFRAALKAGDFENTRIRAILHQGACSNTLEDDGRYMMDNNFTYSKELLHFVLDRRIPLVYASTAAVYGASTNFTELPANERPLNVYGYSKLVFDNYVRRHLHDMKCTVVGLRYFNVYGPREQHKGRMASVIHHFTRQLKDTGAIRMFEGSGGYADGEQRRDFVFVKDLARINMFFAGLLPESPKKSIHAVVNAGTGEARTFKAVAQALMRVHGQGNIEYIPFPGDLKNRYQHYTQADISGLRAAGYTAPFTTLEDGVKQTFAEEPASS; this is encoded by the coding sequence GTGATCATCGTCACCGGCGGAGCAGGCTTCATCGGCAGCAACCTCATCCACCAGCTCAACCGCGCAGGCGAACGCAACATCCTGCTGGTGGACAACTTCGCTCCCGCCCCCAACCTCACCGGCCCGAAGTTCCTCAACCTCGCCGGAGCCGAATATGCCGATTACATGGACAAGCGCGAGTTCCGCGCCGCACTCAAAGCCGGCGACTTTGAGAACACCAGAATCCGCGCCATCCTCCATCAGGGCGCCTGTTCGAACACCCTTGAAGACGACGGCCGCTACATGATGGACAACAACTTCACCTACTCCAAAGAGTTGTTGCACTTTGTACTCGACCGTAGGATTCCCCTGGTCTACGCCTCAACCGCCGCTGTCTACGGAGCCAGCACCAACTTCACCGAACTCCCCGCCAACGAGCGCCCACTCAACGTCTACGGCTACTCGAAGCTCGTCTTCGACAACTACGTCCGCCGCCATCTTCACGATATGAAGTGCACCGTCGTCGGCCTCCGCTACTTCAACGTCTACGGCCCGCGCGAACAGCACAAAGGCCGCATGGCCAGCGTCATCCACCACTTCACCCGCCAGCTCAAAGACACCGGCGCCATCCGCATGTTCGAGGGCTCAGGCGGCTACGCCGACGGCGAACAGCGCCGCGACTTCGTCTTCGTCAAAGACCTCGCCCGCATCAACATGTTCTTCGCCGGCCTCCTCCCCGAAAGTCCCAAAAAGTCCATCCACGCCGTCGTCAACGCTGGCACCGGCGAAGCCCGCACCTTCAAGGCCGTCGCCCAGGCGCTCATGCGGGTTCACGGCCAGGGCAACATCGAATACATCCCATTCCCGGGTGACCTGAAGAACCGCTACCAGCACTACACCCAGGCCGACATCTCAGGTCTCCGCGCCGCCGGATACACCGCGCCCTTCACCACGCTTGAGGACGGCGTAAAACAAACCTTCGCCGAGGAGCCCGCGTCATCGTAG